The following coding sequences lie in one bacterium genomic window:
- a CDS encoding YHS domain-containing protein, translating into MCGMSVDERKASATSEYRGQTYYFCSKGCKAAFDKDPEKFVSERKS; encoded by the coding sequence GTGTGTGGGATGAGCGTCGACGAACGGAAAGCGTCGGCCACCTCCGAATACCGGGGACAGACGTACTACTTCTGCTCCAAGGGGTGCAAGGCGGCCTTCGACAAGGACCCCGAGAAATTCGTGAGCGAGAGGAAATCGTGA